In Corynebacterium nuruki S6-4, the following proteins share a genomic window:
- a CDS encoding HelD family protein: protein MEGPRVVETVTAQIADEQARLDDLLTMVDAVRHRLETRARAVQRHRADVDQPQALLERDRETYELEQRLTEYSAAEIGLFFGRIDVEDDDPENPVPDDGPGGDGAVLDRRYIGRIGLHTPDDEMRTLLMDWRAPMARPFYLATTLHPEGVHVRRHIRTRGRRVTDVADERLSGDADYTAGADGGEGSVAQEGALLYAVNRARSRHMSDIVDTIVAEQDRIIREEHRGVTVVQGGPGTGKTAVALHRTAYLLYTWREQLAKTGVLIIGPNRRFLDYISQVLPSLGETGVVLATPGTLLPGVTTRPIGAESLVAQEVKGSLEMLEILANAVKDHQTVPEEPVEFLIDGVTLELTPAMVRAARTRARRSRRPHNQARDRFLSHALDLLAEALATSIGTDPLGGENLLSAADRVQLRDDLAEESAVTTALDGFWPELTAEEVLAGLYGSRSAVDSAAGDYDDLTRDALLRTDGTVRPDDWTEVDAPLLDELAELLGIVGIEEAEDDERRKWQAKVEEAQEALDILTGSAAQDLDDGTDAEILMAYDVIDAEQLAERQRVRTSLSTAERAAADRTWAFGHVIVDEAQELSAMAWRMVFRRSPNRWMTLVGDPAQTGSPAGVEDWTTALSPFVRDRWKLHELTVNYRTPADISAIADRILARIDPAQQTPSCLRETGTGVREFPLADLRRAVTEAAGRAGEGLVGVIGVPDRLAAVAGITDDLAADIVVSDVTGAKGLEFDEVVLIEPAEIAAASPQGLNDTYVAVTRATQGLTLVHDRSLPWED from the coding sequence ATGGAAGGCCCGCGGGTGGTAGAGACCGTCACCGCGCAGATCGCCGACGAACAGGCCCGGCTCGACGACCTGCTGACGATGGTGGACGCCGTCCGCCACCGCCTCGAGACCCGGGCCCGCGCCGTCCAGCGCCACCGCGCCGACGTCGACCAGCCGCAGGCCCTGCTGGAACGCGACCGGGAGACCTACGAACTCGAGCAGCGCCTGACCGAGTACTCGGCGGCGGAGATCGGACTGTTCTTCGGCCGGATCGACGTCGAGGACGACGACCCGGAGAACCCGGTCCCCGACGACGGCCCCGGGGGCGACGGCGCGGTCCTCGACCGCCGGTACATCGGCCGGATCGGCCTGCACACCCCCGACGACGAGATGCGGACACTGCTCATGGACTGGCGGGCGCCGATGGCCCGCCCGTTCTACCTCGCCACGACCCTCCACCCGGAGGGCGTGCACGTGCGGCGCCACATCCGTACCCGCGGCCGGCGGGTCACCGACGTCGCCGACGAGCGGTTGTCCGGCGACGCGGACTACACCGCGGGCGCCGACGGTGGTGAGGGCTCGGTCGCACAGGAGGGCGCACTGCTCTATGCGGTGAACCGTGCCCGGTCCCGGCACATGAGCGACATCGTCGACACAATCGTCGCCGAACAGGACCGGATCATCCGGGAGGAGCACCGCGGGGTGACCGTGGTCCAGGGCGGTCCGGGCACCGGGAAGACCGCGGTGGCCCTGCACCGCACCGCCTACCTGCTGTACACGTGGCGGGAGCAGCTGGCGAAGACCGGTGTGCTCATCATCGGCCCCAACCGGCGGTTCCTCGACTACATCTCGCAGGTGCTGCCCAGCCTCGGTGAGACCGGTGTGGTGCTCGCGACGCCCGGCACCCTGCTGCCCGGGGTCACCACCCGGCCGATCGGCGCCGAGAGCCTCGTCGCCCAGGAGGTCAAGGGGTCCCTGGAGATGCTGGAGATCCTCGCCAATGCGGTGAAGGACCACCAGACCGTGCCGGAAGAACCCGTGGAGTTCCTCATCGACGGGGTGACGCTGGAACTGACCCCCGCGATGGTGCGTGCCGCCAGGACCCGGGCCCGGCGCTCCCGCCGGCCGCACAACCAGGCCCGCGACCGGTTCCTCTCCCACGCCCTCGACCTGCTGGCCGAGGCACTGGCCACCTCGATCGGCACCGATCCGTTGGGCGGGGAGAACCTGCTGTCGGCCGCGGACCGTGTCCAGCTGCGCGACGACCTCGCCGAGGAGTCCGCCGTCACCACCGCGCTCGACGGGTTCTGGCCGGAACTGACGGCCGAAGAGGTGCTGGCGGGGCTCTACGGGTCGCGGTCCGCGGTGGATTCCGCCGCCGGCGACTACGACGACCTCACCCGGGACGCCCTGCTGCGCACCGACGGGACGGTCAGGCCGGACGACTGGACCGAGGTGGACGCCCCGCTGCTCGATGAACTCGCCGAGCTGCTCGGCATCGTCGGGATCGAGGAGGCGGAGGACGACGAGCGTCGGAAGTGGCAGGCGAAGGTCGAGGAGGCGCAGGAGGCCCTCGACATCCTCACCGGGTCCGCCGCCCAGGACCTCGATGACGGGACGGACGCCGAGATCCTCATGGCCTACGACGTCATCGACGCCGAGCAGCTGGCCGAGCGTCAGCGCGTCCGGACGTCCCTGTCGACCGCCGAGCGGGCCGCCGCGGACCGGACGTGGGCCTTCGGACACGTCATCGTCGATGAGGCTCAGGAACTGTCGGCCATGGCGTGGCGGATGGTCTTCCGCCGGTCGCCGAACCGGTGGATGACACTGGTCGGCGATCCGGCACAGACCGGCAGCCCGGCCGGTGTCGAGGACTGGACCACCGCGCTCTCCCCGTTCGTCAGGGACCGGTGGAAGCTCCACGAGCTCACGGTGAACTACCGGACCCCGGCCGACATCTCCGCCATCGCCGACCGGATCCTCGCCCGGATCGACCCGGCCCAGCAGACCCCGTCGTGCCTGCGGGAGACGGGCACCGGTGTCCGGGAGTTCCCGCTGGCGGATCTGCGCCGTGCCGTCACCGAGGCCGCCGGGCGGGCCGGTGAGGGACTCGTCGGGGTCATCGGTGTCCCCGACCGTCTCGCCGCGGTCGCCGGGATCACCGACGACCTCGCTGCCGACATCGTCGTCTCCGACGTCACCGGCGCGAAGGGACTCGAATTCGACGAGGTGGTCCTCATCGAGCCCGCGGAGATCGCCGCCGCCTCCCCGCAGGGCCTCAACGACACCTATGTCGCCGTCACCCGCGCGACCCAGGGTCTGACGCTGGTCCACGACCGCAGCCTGCCCTGGGAGGACTAG
- a CDS encoding HNH endonuclease signature motif containing protein: MTDTGREIRLEERVISLLPEGEQERYRAQCAARRAEPRWDILQRSLLSQAKVRINRADLDIALVAAPEPETEVARQARVLAADLGVSRGRALTYCDIGTMLVTMPAVHEVLACGAFSFDHLRVLADATCAVDDEHREAVEEDLAALLTPTVPNQAVPGVYTLRRQVTELVGRHQPSARPPDPDETTSPPREPAHQLEFSVDTRSPERTVLHVDLPVDEATGVLRVVDAVAAVRGTSRAAALTELVLGTAGDVSVTLNCYRNLDSGEMHLENTWLSQVATDRWMARVTELCVPGHSETGSYTASEGQRATLAGRDGTCRFPGCDRPAATAQYDHVERWDEDLQDAGRGGKTATWAMQSLCPGCHAMKTRGLWNATLNPDGTCWWTSIDDGHTVVTVPTGPLADAVLTFDRRLQRRVATRAEHNAARLERLAETRAAAEQARDREECPF, translated from the coding sequence ATGACAGACACCGGGCGGGAGATACGACTCGAGGAGCGGGTCATCTCCCTGCTGCCGGAGGGGGAACAGGAGCGCTACCGAGCACAGTGTGCGGCCCGGCGGGCCGAACCCCGCTGGGACATTCTGCAGCGCAGTCTGCTGTCGCAGGCGAAGGTGCGGATCAACCGTGCCGATCTGGACATCGCGTTGGTGGCCGCACCGGAACCGGAGACGGAGGTGGCCCGGCAGGCGCGCGTCCTGGCGGCGGACCTCGGTGTCTCCCGCGGCAGGGCACTGACCTACTGCGACATCGGGACCATGCTCGTCACCATGCCGGCGGTCCATGAGGTCCTGGCGTGCGGCGCCTTCTCCTTCGACCATCTGCGCGTCCTGGCGGACGCGACCTGTGCCGTCGATGACGAACACCGGGAGGCGGTGGAGGAGGACCTGGCCGCACTGCTCACCCCGACCGTGCCGAACCAGGCGGTCCCCGGCGTGTACACCCTGCGCCGTCAGGTCACCGAACTTGTCGGACGCCACCAGCCCTCGGCCCGCCCACCGGACCCCGACGAGACCACGTCGCCACCGCGGGAGCCGGCGCACCAGCTCGAGTTCTCCGTCGACACCCGCAGCCCCGAGCGGACGGTCCTCCACGTCGACCTCCCGGTGGACGAGGCGACCGGGGTGCTGCGCGTCGTTGACGCGGTCGCGGCCGTCCGCGGCACCAGCCGTGCCGCCGCGCTCACCGAACTGGTCCTCGGCACCGCCGGAGACGTCTCGGTGACGTTGAACTGCTACCGCAACCTCGACAGCGGCGAGATGCACCTGGAGAACACCTGGCTGTCACAGGTCGCCACCGACCGGTGGATGGCCCGGGTCACCGAGCTGTGCGTGCCCGGCCACAGTGAGACCGGCAGCTACACCGCCTCCGAGGGGCAGCGCGCCACGCTCGCCGGCCGGGACGGGACCTGCCGGTTCCCCGGCTGCGACCGGCCGGCGGCCACCGCACAGTACGACCATGTCGAGCGCTGGGACGAGGACCTGCAGGACGCCGGCCGGGGCGGGAAGACCGCGACCTGGGCGATGCAGTCCCTGTGCCCCGGCTGCCACGCGATGAAGACCAGGGGCCTGTGGAATGCCACCCTCAACCCGGACGGGACCTGCTGGTGGACCAGCATCGACGACGGCCACACCGTGGTGACCGTCCCGACCGGCCCACTGGCGGACGCGGTGCTCACCTTCGACCGCCGGCTGCAGCGCCGGGTCGCCACCCGGGCCGAGCACAATGCCGCCCGCCTGGAACGACTCGCGGAGACCAGGGCTGCGGCGGAACAGGCCCGCGACCGGGAGGAGTGCCCCTTCTAG
- a CDS encoding MerR family DNA-binding transcriptional regulator, translating to MRISDAAAVAGCSPRMIRYYHRTGALPEPPRSSNGYRDYRLDDIARLIRLTTITRAGVPASAADADLQEALTAVETRIDQLRLQRQTLLDMLAGDRRIPPDVVALFDSTLRWFRPHGHSGHLTQERAALQLMVDTGMTTPETWRLLRRTLPDLQRRRLTADGYRAWDELGTLRPGAPAVSSLVERCSHAARHGITAGLTDTLIPGDLPLTPADHPTEGAQRQALEAILAEVTP from the coding sequence ATGAGAATCAGCGACGCCGCCGCAGTTGCCGGTTGTTCACCCCGGATGATCCGGTACTATCACCGCACCGGAGCCCTCCCTGAGCCACCCCGGAGCTCCAACGGATACCGGGACTACCGTCTCGACGACATCGCCCGTCTCATCCGCCTGACGACCATAACCCGGGCCGGTGTCCCCGCCTCCGCAGCCGATGCCGACCTGCAGGAGGCGCTCACCGCCGTCGAGACCCGTATCGACCAGCTCCGCCTGCAACGCCAGACTCTCCTCGACATGCTCGCGGGCGACCGCCGCATCCCTCCCGATGTCGTCGCTCTGTTCGACAGCACTCTCCGGTGGTTCAGACCGCACGGGCACTCCGGACACCTCACACAGGAGCGCGCCGCACTCCAGCTGATGGTGGATACCGGTATGACCACCCCGGAGACCTGGCGCCTGCTACGCCGGACACTGCCGGACCTGCAACGCCGGAGGCTGACCGCCGACGGCTACAGGGCCTGGGATGAACTGGGGACCCTGCGACCAGGTGCCCCAGCGGTCTCCTCCCTCGTGGAACGGTGCAGCCACGCTGCCCGGCACGGCATCACCGCCGGGCTCACCGACACCCTCATCCCGGGCGACCTCCCTCTCACACCCGCCGACCACCCGACAGAAGGAGCACAGCGACAGGCTCTCGAAGCAATCCTGGCCGAGGTGACACCGTGA
- a CDS encoding universal stress protein, which produces MTYSTIVVGTDGSDSSVLAVKRAAAMAVAFDAHLVIGCAYYADEDAAVQAVRMDSNTVVGDFPAQQNLDAAVAAARELGCTDVSTAVKSGSPVEALMGIVTDTGAELLVVGNRGINSLTGRLLGSVPADVARQSDCDVMIVHTV; this is translated from the coding sequence ATGACTTACAGCACCATCGTTGTCGGGACCGACGGTTCGGATTCTTCGGTACTGGCGGTGAAGCGGGCCGCGGCGATGGCGGTCGCGTTCGACGCGCACCTGGTCATCGGCTGTGCGTACTACGCCGACGAGGACGCCGCGGTGCAGGCCGTGCGGATGGACTCGAACACGGTGGTGGGGGATTTCCCGGCGCAGCAGAACCTCGACGCCGCGGTCGCCGCGGCCCGCGAGCTCGGCTGCACGGACGTGTCGACGGCCGTGAAGTCGGGGTCGCCGGTGGAGGCGCTCATGGGCATCGTCACGGATACGGGCGCCGAGCTGCTGGTGGTGGGGAACCGGGGCATCAACTCGCTGACCGGCCGGCTGCTCGGCTCGGTGCCGGCGGATGTCGCCCGGCAGTCGGACTGCGACGTCATGATCGTCCACACGGTGTAG
- the uvrB gene encoding excinuclease ABC subunit UvrB, with protein sequence MAFAAEHPVLSESEFRPVGEVERTDKPFEVVSDYEPAGDQPTAIAELDKRLNRGERDIVLMGATGTGKSATAAWLIEKQQRPTLVMAPNKTLAAQLANELRTLLPNNAVEYFVSYYDYYQPEAYIAQTDTYIEKDSSINDDVERLRHSATSNLLSRRDVVVVSSVSCIYGLGTPQSYLDRSVVLKVGEEVDRDQFLRLLVDIQYDRNDISFTRGAFRVKGDIVDIIPAYEELAVRVEFFGDEIDSLYYIHPLTGDVVNEVSEIRIFPATHYVAGPERMEKAMEDIRAELEDRVAELENRGKLLEAQRLRMRTEYDLEMIQQVGYCSGIENYSRHIDQREPGSAPATLIDYFPDDYLTIIDESHVTVPQIGGMFEGDMSRKRNLVDFGFRLPSALDNRPLTWEEFDDRKGQCVYMSATPGDYEIAAAGGEFVEQVIRPTGLVDPKIEVRPTDGQIDDLIEQIRQRVDKQERVLVTTLTKRMAEDLTDYLLEHGVKVRYMHSDIDTLKRVELLRQLRLGEFDVLVGINLLREGLDLPEVSLVAILDADKEGFLRSQRSLVQTIGRAARNVSGEVIMYADKVTESMQYAIDETERRRTKQIAYNTEHGIDPQPLRKKIADILDQVYENRAEEGKPVPGEAASGIGADAEVAAPGRETGSMARPELEKLIADLTTQMQDAARELKFELAGRLRDEIADLKKELRGMVEAGL encoded by the coding sequence ATGGCTTTCGCAGCAGAGCATCCCGTCCTCTCCGAGTCCGAGTTCCGGCCGGTCGGTGAGGTCGAGCGTACCGACAAACCGTTCGAGGTCGTCAGCGACTACGAACCCGCCGGCGACCAGCCCACCGCCATCGCCGAACTCGACAAGCGGCTCAATCGCGGGGAACGCGACATCGTGCTCATGGGTGCGACCGGTACCGGCAAGTCCGCCACCGCGGCATGGCTCATCGAGAAGCAGCAGCGGCCTACCCTCGTCATGGCCCCGAACAAGACCCTGGCGGCTCAGCTGGCCAATGAGCTGCGCACCCTGCTGCCGAACAACGCCGTCGAGTACTTCGTCAGCTACTACGACTACTACCAGCCCGAGGCGTACATCGCGCAGACGGACACCTACATCGAGAAGGACTCCTCGATCAACGACGACGTGGAGCGGCTGCGCCACTCGGCGACCTCGAACCTGCTGTCCCGCCGCGATGTCGTGGTCGTCTCCTCGGTCTCCTGCATCTACGGCCTGGGCACCCCGCAGTCCTACCTGGACCGGTCGGTGGTGCTCAAGGTCGGCGAGGAGGTCGACCGCGACCAGTTCCTCCGCCTCCTCGTCGACATCCAGTACGACCGCAACGACATCTCCTTCACCCGGGGTGCGTTCCGCGTCAAGGGCGACATCGTCGACATCATCCCCGCCTACGAGGAGCTGGCGGTGCGCGTCGAGTTCTTCGGCGACGAGATCGACAGTCTCTACTACATCCACCCGCTGACCGGGGACGTCGTCAACGAGGTCTCCGAGATCCGCATCTTCCCGGCGACCCACTATGTCGCCGGCCCGGAGCGGATGGAGAAGGCGATGGAGGACATCCGCGCCGAGCTCGAGGACCGGGTCGCCGAGCTGGAGAACCGGGGCAAACTCCTGGAGGCGCAGCGGCTGCGGATGCGCACCGAGTACGACCTGGAGATGATCCAGCAGGTCGGGTACTGCTCCGGCATCGAGAACTACTCGCGCCACATTGACCAGCGCGAACCGGGGTCCGCCCCCGCCACGCTCATCGACTACTTCCCGGACGACTACCTCACCATCATCGACGAGTCCCACGTCACGGTCCCGCAGATCGGCGGCATGTTCGAGGGCGACATGTCACGCAAGCGCAACCTCGTCGACTTCGGCTTCCGGCTGCCCAGCGCCCTCGACAACCGGCCGCTGACCTGGGAGGAGTTCGACGACCGCAAGGGGCAGTGCGTCTACATGTCCGCCACCCCGGGCGACTACGAGATCGCGGCGGCCGGCGGCGAGTTCGTCGAGCAGGTCATCCGTCCGACCGGTCTGGTCGACCCGAAGATCGAGGTCCGGCCGACCGACGGGCAGATCGACGACCTCATCGAACAGATCCGGCAGCGGGTGGACAAGCAGGAACGGGTCCTTGTCACGACGCTGACCAAGCGGATGGCGGAGGATCTCACCGACTACCTGCTGGAACACGGGGTGAAGGTCCGCTACATGCACTCCGACATCGACACGCTCAAGCGCGTCGAACTGCTGCGCCAGCTCCGGCTGGGGGAGTTCGACGTGCTGGTGGGCATCAACCTGCTGCGCGAGGGTCTCGACCTGCCGGAGGTCTCCCTCGTCGCGATCCTCGACGCGGACAAGGAGGGGTTCCTGCGGTCGCAGCGGTCCCTGGTGCAGACGATCGGCCGTGCCGCCCGCAACGTGTCCGGCGAGGTGATCATGTACGCGGACAAGGTCACCGAGTCGATGCAGTACGCCATCGACGAGACGGAGCGGCGCCGCACGAAGCAGATCGCCTACAACACCGAGCACGGCATCGATCCGCAGCCGCTGCGCAAGAAGATCGCCGACATCCTCGACCAGGTCTACGAGAACCGGGCGGAGGAGGGGAAGCCGGTGCCCGGCGAGGCGGCGTCCGGCATCGGGGCGGACGCCGAGGTTGCGGCCCCCGGCCGGGAGACCGGCTCGATGGCGCGTCCGGAGCTGGAGAAGCTCATCGCCGACCTCACCACGCAGATGCAGGACGCCGCCCGGGAGCTCAAGTTCGAGCTCGCCGGACGGCTCCGCGACGAGATCGCGGACCTGAAGAAGGAGCTGCGCGGCATGGTCGAGGCCGGTCTGTGA
- the coaE gene encoding dephospho-CoA kinase, which produces MYIIGLTGGIGSGKSTVSARLAELGATVVDADLISREVVEPGEPALAELGETFDGVLKADGTLDRAELARQAFSSPEGTAKLNAITHPRIRERTVRQFREAAEAGVRYLVYDMPLLIENRETDKVQTVLVVDAPDELRIRRLVDQRGLDEADARRRIDAQIDRETRLAAADTVLDNSGTREDLLAQVDAFWAGLPGQS; this is translated from the coding sequence ATGTACATCATCGGACTGACCGGGGGCATCGGCTCCGGTAAATCGACCGTCTCCGCCCGCCTCGCCGAACTCGGCGCCACGGTGGTGGACGCCGACCTCATCTCCCGGGAGGTCGTGGAACCCGGCGAGCCGGCGCTCGCCGAACTGGGGGAGACCTTCGACGGCGTCCTGAAGGCCGACGGCACCCTGGACCGGGCGGAGCTCGCCCGGCAGGCCTTCAGCAGCCCCGAGGGCACCGCGAAGCTCAACGCGATCACCCATCCCCGGATCCGGGAGCGGACCGTCCGGCAGTTCCGGGAGGCCGCCGAGGCCGGCGTGCGGTACCTGGTCTACGACATGCCGCTGCTCATCGAGAACAGGGAGACGGACAAGGTCCAGACCGTCCTGGTGGTGGACGCCCCCGACGAACTCCGGATCCGCCGGCTGGTCGACCAGCGCGGCCTCGACGAGGCCGACGCCCGGCGCCGGATCGACGCCCAGATCGACCGGGAGACCCGGCTGGCGGCGGCGGACACGGTCCTCGACAATTCCGGCACCCGGGAGGACCTCCTCGCACAGGTCGACGCGTTCTGGGCGGGGCTGCCGGGACAGTCCTAG
- a CDS encoding acetyl-CoA C-acetyltransferase, which produces MTTSSPRKVAILGGNRIPFARSNKEYSKASNQDMLTTVIDGLVARFGLQDEELGLVVAGAVLKHARDFNLTRECVIGSALSSTTPAFDLQHACGTGLSAAAQVADAIALGRIEAGLAGGTDTTSDAPLAVNDELRKTLIKVNNAKSTPEMLKLLGSVRPSQLAPEQPQNGEPRTGLSMGDHAAITARELGITREDQDALAAESHRKLAAAYEEGFFDDLVTPYLGVQRDTNLRPDSSVEKLAKLKPVFGKKDAAAHGTQATMTAGNSTPLTDGASVVLLASEEWAKEHNIPVRAYFVDTETASVDFINGHDGLTPDGLLMSPTYAVPRLLERNGLTLQDFDFYEIHEAFASQTLATLKAWESEDYCRDRLGLDKPLGAIDRSKLNVKGSSLAAGHPFAATGGRIIATAAKLLEQNGGGRALISICAAGGQGVTAIIER; this is translated from the coding sequence ATGACTACTTCCTCCCCGCGCAAGGTCGCCATCCTCGGCGGCAACCGCATCCCCTTCGCCCGTTCGAACAAGGAGTACTCGAAGGCCTCCAACCAGGACATGCTCACCACCGTCATCGACGGCCTGGTGGCACGGTTCGGCCTGCAGGACGAGGAACTCGGCCTGGTCGTCGCCGGCGCCGTGCTCAAGCACGCCCGTGACTTCAACCTCACCCGCGAGTGCGTCATCGGCTCGGCGCTGAGCTCCACCACCCCGGCCTTCGACCTCCAGCACGCCTGCGGCACCGGCCTCTCCGCCGCCGCCCAGGTCGCGGACGCCATCGCCCTCGGCCGCATCGAGGCCGGCCTCGCCGGCGGTACCGACACCACCTCGGACGCCCCGCTGGCCGTCAACGACGAGCTGCGCAAGACCCTCATCAAGGTCAACAACGCCAAGTCCACCCCCGAGATGCTGAAGCTGCTCGGTTCGGTGCGTCCCTCCCAGCTGGCCCCGGAGCAGCCGCAGAACGGCGAGCCCCGCACCGGCCTGTCGATGGGCGACCACGCCGCGATCACCGCCCGCGAGCTCGGCATCACCCGCGAGGACCAGGACGCCCTCGCCGCCGAGTCCCACCGGAAGCTCGCCGCCGCCTACGAGGAGGGTTTCTTCGACGACCTCGTCACCCCGTACCTCGGCGTGCAGCGCGACACCAACCTGCGTCCCGACTCCAGCGTCGAGAAGCTCGCCAAGCTCAAGCCGGTCTTCGGCAAGAAGGATGCCGCGGCCCACGGCACGCAGGCGACCATGACCGCCGGTAACTCCACTCCGCTGACCGACGGCGCCTCCGTCGTCCTGCTCGCCAGCGAGGAGTGGGCCAAGGAGCACAACATCCCGGTCCGCGCCTACTTCGTGGACACCGAGACCGCCTCGGTCGACTTCATCAACGGTCACGACGGGCTCACCCCCGACGGCCTGCTGATGTCCCCGACCTACGCCGTTCCGCGCCTGCTGGAGCGCAACGGCCTGACGCTGCAGGACTTCGACTTCTACGAGATCCACGAGGCCTTCGCCTCGCAGACCCTCGCCACCCTGAAGGCCTGGGAGTCCGAGGACTACTGCCGCGACCGTCTCGGCCTGGACAAGCCGCTGGGTGCGATCGACCGCTCCAAGCTGAACGTCAAGGGCTCCTCGCTCGCCGCGGGCCACCCGTTCGCCGCGACCGGTGGCCGGATCATCGCCACCGCCGCCAAGCTGCTGGAGCAGAACGGTGGCGGCCGCGCGCTGATCTCCATCTGCGCCGCCGGCGGCCAGGGCGTCACCGCGATCATCGAGCGGTAG
- a CDS encoding 3-oxoacyl-ACP reductase has translation MSSNKGLLDQIINSSFAGKLGVPQGEPLHRYKKGEPYLDGPVVLAGDGRIAAGLRDRLADDYQFVDADTDIKKSAIVFDATGIKKPEDIKDLYDFFHPQMRKVRPSARFLVIGTTPEAIEDPEERIAQRAIEGFTRSLAKELLRGATAQLIYVDPAVSDDLSGVEAPVRFVLSGRSAYVDGQVIRVDDTKVTVPEDWDAPLAGKLALVTGAARGIGADIARVLHRDGADVILVDVPAAGEALAQTTNEVKGSALPLDVTAQDAAEQIKAHAEERWGRDVDIIVHNAGVTRDKLLANMDEGKWNLVQAINFIAPIRITEKLVENGGLADGGRVITLSSMDGLAGQRGQTNYAMSKAGMIGVAEALAGPLGEKGITVNAIAPGFIETAMTDAMPTATREVGRRMNSLSQGGQPLDVAEGVAFFAGNGAGAVTGQYLRVCGQHLMGA, from the coding sequence TTGTCTTCCAACAAGGGCCTGCTGGACCAGATCATCAACTCCAGCTTCGCAGGTAAGCTGGGCGTCCCGCAGGGTGAGCCGCTCCACCGCTACAAGAAGGGTGAGCCCTACCTCGACGGCCCCGTCGTCCTCGCCGGCGACGGCCGCATCGCCGCCGGCCTCCGCGACCGTCTCGCCGACGACTACCAGTTCGTCGACGCGGACACCGACATCAAGAAGTCCGCCATCGTCTTCGACGCGACCGGCATCAAGAAGCCCGAGGACATCAAGGACCTCTACGACTTCTTCCACCCCCAGATGCGCAAGGTCCGCCCCTCCGCCCGCTTCCTCGTCATCGGCACCACGCCCGAGGCCATCGAGGACCCGGAGGAGCGTATCGCCCAGCGCGCCATCGAGGGCTTCACCCGCTCGCTGGCCAAGGAGCTGCTGCGCGGTGCGACCGCCCAGCTCATCTACGTCGACCCGGCCGTCTCCGACGACCTCTCCGGTGTCGAGGCCCCGGTCCGCTTCGTGCTCTCCGGCCGCTCCGCCTACGTCGACGGCCAGGTCATCCGCGTCGACGACACGAAGGTCACCGTCCCCGAGGACTGGGACGCCCCGCTCGCCGGCAAGCTGGCGCTGGTCACCGGTGCCGCCCGCGGTATCGGCGCCGACATCGCCCGCGTCCTGCACCGTGACGGTGCCGACGTCATCCTCGTCGACGTCCCTGCCGCCGGTGAGGCCCTCGCCCAGACCACCAACGAGGTCAAGGGCTCCGCCCTGCCGCTCGACGTCACCGCGCAGGACGCCGCCGAGCAGATCAAGGCCCACGCCGAGGAGCGCTGGGGCCGCGACGTCGACATCATCGTCCACAACGCCGGTGTCACCCGCGACAAGCTGCTGGCGAACATGGACGAGGGCAAGTGGAACCTGGTCCAGGCCATCAACTTCATCGCCCCGATCCGCATCACCGAGAAGCTCGTCGAGAACGGCGGCCTCGCCGACGGCGGCCGCGTGATCACCCTGTCCTCGATGGACGGCCTCGCCGGCCAGCGCGGCCAGACCAACTACGCGATGTCCAAGGCCGGCATGATCGGTGTCGCCGAAGCCCTCGCCGGCCCGCTCGGCGAGAAGGGAATCACCGTCAACGCCATCGCCCCCGGGTTCATCGAGACCGCCATGACGGACGCCATGCCGACCGCCACCCGCGAGGTCGGCCGCCGGATGAACTCCCTGTCCCAGGGTGGTCAGCCGCTCGACGTCGCCGAGGGAGTCGCCTTCTTCGCCGGTAACGGTGCCGGTGCGGTCACCGGCCAGTACCTGCGTGTCTGCGGCCAGCACCTGATGGGCGCCTAG